A part of Populus alba chromosome 8, ASM523922v2, whole genome shotgun sequence genomic DNA contains:
- the LOC118032852 gene encoding probable histone-arginine methyltransferase 1.4, with protein MEIQKQSKQQQEFALASMTELASSSSSSSFCSDSQSVPVTARFSADNGVVELRFNRESESADSISVDVKTARLFKLGALQSVCITKVSGADTGKEKYSTGVTVQFRNKEESTAFHCAFEQWKKEVTVQGMLLTDGAVTACKSKFDDKIEPSSAKMYFHYYGQLLHQQNMLQDYVRTGTYYAAVIENRADFFGRVVVDVGAGSGILSFFAAQAGAKHVYAVEASEMAEYARKLIAGNPSLGEKITVIKGKVEEVELPEKADILISEPMGTLLVNERMLESYVIARDRFLVPNGKMFPTVGRIHMAPFSDEYLFVEIANKALFWQQQGYYGVDLTPLHASAFGGYFSQPVVDAFDPRLLVAPAISHVLDFTEIKEEDLYEIDIPLKFIASVGTRVHGLACWFDVLFNGSTVQRWLTTAPGAPTTHWYQLRCVLSQPLYVVAGQEITGQLRMVAHNAQSYTVYLTLSAKMWGPGAEQGGILQTSSCKLDLKEPYYRMSQPQTYAMAQDQQPHQPIHAQDIHIQADDLKEPELIQPPPQNLDAQVQ; from the exons ATGGAGATTCAAAAGCAAAGCAAACAGCAACAAGAGTTTGCTTTAGCATCAATGACTGagcttgcttcttcttcttcttcgtcgtcGTTTTGTTCAGATTCTCAATCTGTACCGGTAACTGCTAGGTTTAGCGCTGACAATGGAGTTGTGGAGCTTCGATTTAACCGAGAGTCTGAATCAGCTGATTCTATCAGTGTTGATGTCAAAACTGCTCGG tTATTCAAGCTAGGGGCTTTACAATCAGTTTGCATAACCAAAGTGTCAGGTGCTGACACGGGCAAAGAG AAATATTCAACAGGAGTCACTGTCCAATTTAGAAATAAGGAGGAGAGCACGGCCTTCCATTGTGCATTTGAACAATGGAAGAAGGAAGTCACTGTTCAAG GAATGTTGCTAACTGATGGAGCAGTCACGGCTTGTAAAAGCAAGTTTGATGATAAAATAGAACCATCATCTGCCAAAATGTATTTCCATTACTATGGGCAATTGCTACATCAGCAAAACATGCTACAAGATTATGTGAGGACAG GAACCTATTATGCTGCAGTCATTGAGAATCGTGCAGATTTTTTTGGTCGTGTGGTGGTTGATGTTGGTGCTGGTAGTggtattttgtcattttttgctGCTCAG GCTGGTGCAAAGCATGTCTATGCTGTGGAAGCATCTGAAATGGCAGAGTATGCCCGGAAACTAATTGCTGGAAACCCATCGCTTGGGGAAAAGATAACA GTAATAAAGGGTAAAGTTGAGGAAGTTGAATTGCCAGAGAAAGCAGATATTCTGATCTCTGAACCAATGG GTACCTTGTTAGTCAATGAAAGAATGCTGGAGTCCTATGTGATTGCAAGAGATAGGTTTCTTGTTCCAAATGGAAAAATGTTTCCTACAGTTGGAAG GATACACATGGCACCTTTTAGTgatgaatatttatttgttgaaattGCGAATAAG GCCCTCTTTTGGCAGCAACAAGGTTATTACGGAGTTGATCTGACACCCTTGCATGCATCTGCATTTGGGGGATACTTTTCTCAG CCTGTTGTGGATGCCTTTGATCCTAGATTATTGGTGGCTCCTGCAATTAGTCATGTTTTAGACTTTACTGAAATAAAG GAAGAGGACTTATATGAAATTGATATACCTTTAAAATTCATAGCCTCTGTAGGAACCAGAGTTCATGGGCTGGCTTGCTGGTTCGATGTGTTATTTAATGGGAG TACTGTACAAAGGTGGCTTACTACTGCCCCTGGTGCGCCTACCACCCACTGGTACCAATTACGTTGTGTTCTGTCTCAGCCACTCTATGTGGTGGCAGGACAAGAAATTACTGGCCAGCTCCGGATGGTTGCCCACAATGCTCAGAGTTACACTGTATATTTAACTTTGTCAG CTAAAATGTGGGGCCCCGGTGCTGAGCAAGGAGGAATACTTCAGACATCATCTTGCAAACTCGACCTAAAAGAGCCATATTACAGAATGTCCCAACCACAAACTTATGCAATGGCACAAGATCAGCAACCACACCAGCCAATACACGCACAG GATATACACATTCAGGCAGATGATTTAAAGGAGCCTGAGTTGATACAACCGCCGCCTCAGAATTTGGATGCCCAGGTCCAATAA